One Fusarium poae strain DAOMC 252244 chromosome 4, whole genome shotgun sequence DNA window includes the following coding sequences:
- a CDS encoding hypothetical protein (TransMembrane:4 (i21-42o139-157i235-257o263-280i)): protein MAGTFEHFVAFGTDLVGIERILRGFQAICSLLVWYPTLFALIEPKVSSTLPLRKLGGQINVSRRFIRFFRFLDTFQAGWNVYVAQGDKSLDVWLEIVSKTCFGMFGMMETVTLLDLCGIDNLRIFSPEKFSEIDYQSQLFWFAGLYTSVLVTVIRLYRLVSSPPAAVTRQSVSTTPTENTAELVSAEKETSTTALFEKSSKEELDKERERLKGIVTKRKTERRAWMKKVNAEGYVLLRALVSDLLDMLLPTTTVGWIKLDPGLVSLAMFFTTFTTGSAVWDKVGRDLQMKKQ from the exons ATGGCTGGTACATTCGAGCACTTTGTTGCCTTTGGCACTGACCTCG TCGGTATCGAGAGAATTCTTCGTGGCTTCCAGGCCATCTGCTCTCTCCTCGTCTGGTATCCGACTCTCTTCGCTCTTATCGAGCCAAAAGTCTCCTCCACGCTTCCTCTCCGCAAGCTGGGCGGTCAGATCAACGTCTCTCGACGCTTCATTCGCTTCTTCCGTTTTCTGGACACTTTTCAAGCAGGATGGAACGTCTACGTCGCTCAAGGTGATAAGAGTCTTGATGTCTGGCTCGAGATCGTGAGCAAGACGTGCTTCGGCATGTTTGGCATGATGGAGACTGTGACCCTCCTGGATCTCTGCGGCATTGACAACCTGCGCATCTTCAGCCCTGAAAAGTTCAGCGAGATTGATTACCAGTCTCAGCTTTTCTGGTTCGCTGGACTATATACTTCTGTTCTCGTCACTGTTATCAGACTGTATCGTCTTGTGTCTAGCCCACCCGCTGCCGTCACCCGTCAGAGCGTAAGCACTACCCCTACTGAGAACACTGCCGAGCTTGTCTCTGCCGAGAAAGAGACTTCTACTACTGCTCTTTTTGAAAAGTCGTCCAAGGAGGAACTCGACAAGGAGCGTGAGAGACTCAAGGGTATCGTCACCAAGCGCAAGACCGAGAGACGTGCTTGGATGAAGAAGGTTAACGCCGAGGGCTATGTTCTTCTCCGTGCCCTCGTTTCTGACCTTCTTGACATGCTTCTTCCTACCACTACTgttggctggatcaagctcGACCCTGGTCTGGTTAGTTTGGCGATGTTCTTTACTACCTTCACTACGGGTTCGGCTGTTTGGGACAAAGTTGGACGGGATCTTCAGATGAAGAAACAGTAG
- the NUO51 gene encoding NADH-ubiquinone oxidoreductase 51 kDa subunit, mitochondrial precursor (BUSCO:15188at5125): MLSTRTAPKKAVGLSRTAVRGLATVQDGAPKRTYGGLRDQDRIFQNLYNRYPVDLKSARKMGDWHKTKEIILKGHDWIISEVKASGLRGRGGAGFPSGLKWSFMNFKDWDKDNKPRYLVINADEGEPGTCKDREIMRKDPHKLIEGCLISGRAMNATAAYIYIRGEFIEEAAVLQRAINEAYAAGLIGKNACESGYDFDVYLHRGAGAYVCGEETSLIESLEGKPGKPRLKPPFPAAVGLFGCPSTVTNVETVAVAPTICRRGGSWFAGFGRERNQGTKLFCISGHVNNPCTVEEEMSIPMRELIDKHCGGVRGGWDNLLAVIPGGSSTPVLPKSVCDDQLMDFDALKDSQSGLGTAAVIVMDKSTDIVRAISRLSHFYRHESCGQCTPCREGSKWTEQIMKRFEKGQAREREIDMLQELTKQVEGHTICALGEAFAWPIQGLIRHFRPELEARMQKFAQENGGEALAGGWNHNAKSQGKLVSPGQ; the protein is encoded by the exons ATGCTGTCCACGAGAACGGCGCCCAAGAAGGCCGTCGGCCTCTCACGGACCGCCGTGAGGGGTCTGGCTACTGTCCAGGACGGTGCCCCGAAGCGAACATACGGAGGGCTGCGAGACCAAGATCGCATTTTCCAGAACCTGTACAACCGATACCCTGTCGACCTCAAGAGTGCCAGGAAGATGGGCGACTGGCACAAGACCAAGGAGATTATCCTCAAGGGTCACGATTGGATCATCAGCGAGGTCAAGGCCTCTGGTCTCCGAGGACGAGGTGGTGCTGGTTTCCCCTCGGGTCTCAAGTGG TCTTTCATGAACTTCAAGGACTGGGACAAGGACAACAAGCCCCGTTACCTCGTCATCAACGCCGATGAGGGCGAGCCCGGAACCTGCAAGGACCGTGAGATTATGCGAAAGGACCCACACAAGCTCATCGAAGGATGTCTTATCTCTGGCCGAGCCATGAACGCGACTGCTGCCTACATCTATATCCGTGGTGAATTCATCGAGGAGGCTGCTGTTCTCCAGCGAGCCATCAACGAGGCCTACGCCGCTGGTCTGATTGGAAAGAACGCTTGTGAATCCGGATACGACTTCGACGTCTACCTGCACCGAGGTGCCGGTGCCTACGTTTGTGGTGAGGAGACTTCTCTTATTGAGTCCCTCGAGGGCAAGCCCGGAAAGCCTCGTCTTAAGCCTCCGTTCCCTGCTGCCGTTGGTCTTTTCGGATGCCCTTCGACTGTCACCAACGTCGAGACTGTTGCCGTCGCCCCTACTATCTGCCGACGAGGAGGAAGCTGGTTCGCTGGCTTCGGCCGTGAGCGTAACCAGGGTACCAAGCTCTTCTGTATCTCTGGCCATGTCAACAACCCCTGCActgttgaggaggagatgTCAATTCCCATGCGTGAGCTGATCGACAAGCACTGTGGTGGTGTTCGAGGTGGATGGGACAACCTTTTGGCTGTCATTCCCGGTGGTTCTTCCACTCCTGTTCTCCCCAAGAGCGTCTGTGATGACCAGCTGATGGACTTTGATGCCCTCAAGGACAGCCAGTCTGGTCTCGGTACCGCCGCTGTTATTGTCATGGATAAGAGCACCGATATTGTCCGAGCTATCAGCCGTCTCAGCCACTTCTACCGCCACGAGAGTTGCGGCCAGTGCACACCTTGCCGAGAGGGTAGCAAGTGGACAGAGCAGATAATGAAGCGATTCGAGAAGGGTCAGGCCCGTGAGCGTGAGATCGACATGCTTCAGGAGCTTACCAAGCAGGTTGAGGGCCACACTATTTGCG CTCTCGGTGAGGCTTTCGCCTGGCCTATTCAGGGTCTTATCCGACATTTCCGACCTGAGCTTGAGGCTCGTATGCAAAAGTTCGCTCAGGAGAATGGTGGTGAGGCCCTTGCTGGCGGATGGAACCACAACGCCAAGTCTCAAGGCAAGCTCGTGTCTCCTGGTCAATAA
- a CDS encoding hypothetical protein (TransMembrane:10 (i484-503o509-527i536-555o567-589i601-622o642-659i666-684o690-709i716-740o773-800i)), protein MEGPSRDIKDEPDLEPGPEPPKPVASTEPELPSSPKGAAAALKKDKARVRFNSNAAANPPQSSANPPATPQAPGVAKPRPSLLRGSSAEVVKTLNLKDHDDESDPESKEAMVAARERARIMADNIHNDSSAIDRDSLESSTVGTPGYDSPYGSSIPLQDLTEAGTSKEGFHKLPSEDKEGAGLKDEAFKLVRAHTQRFGPSASTGQNSPEDKETKGKGKQEERTLTELNDGNFDGVFDVPAPEQYRGSVLSQLLKLYKPPEPSFKGTHHRAASTSSVISDGTPTVQGTPSGASTPRRKWYDSNKSQDTLANLIEASSRLANPNDAAGDKDKSKKNGKKPQRPANRRTHSATRLSGLWQQQEARITVHIAETLARQGYIIKLCRALMLFGAPTHRLEEYLSMTARVLEIDGQFLYLPGCMIISFDDKSTHTTEVRIVRTGQGIDLGKLKDVHLIYKEVMHDICGVEEATEKLENLMKHKDKFHKWLRVVMFGLMSATAAPFSFGARLIDLPLIFAFGCLIGVLQLVVAPNSALYSNVFEVSSTIVVSLLARTFGSIKMGGEEIFCFGALAQGGIVMLLPGYMVLCSALELQSRAIVPGSIRIVYAVIYSLLLGFGITVGSALYGLFDSDPSNTTTCPNAMNPYYAFIFVPPFVVSLCIIYQAKWRQMPVMVIVSFAGYMVNYWSAQRFKSSPQISSTLGAFAVGLLANLYSRLRHGVAAAILIPAVFCQVPGSLASTGGLLSGLQVANSLTNATGEIQGTSSVQLTQGSNPDNLVFSVAASMIQIAIGIAVGLFMSSLLIYPLGKRRSALFSF, encoded by the exons ATGGAAGGCCCTTCAAGGGATATCAAGGACGAACCGGACCTCGAACCTGGTCCTGAACCACCCAAGCCAGTTGCCAGTACCGAGCCGGAACTACCATCAAGCCCCAAAGGTGCCGCTGCTGCTCTCAAGAAAGACAAGGCACGCGTGAGGTTCAACAGTAACGCCGCTGCCAATCCCCCACAATCCTCAGCAAACCCTCCTGCTACTCCGCAAGCTCCAGGTGTTGCTAAGCCCAGACCTTCACTCTTGCGCGGCAGTTCTGCCGAAGTCGTCAAGACTCTCAATCTCAAGGATCATGACGATGAGTCGGATCCTGAGTCAAAGGAGGCCATGGTCGCTGCACGGGAACGCGCCCGTATCATGGCAGACAACATTCACAATGATTCATCCGCTATAGACAGAGACTCGCTTGAGTCTAGCACCGTCGGAACGCCAGGATACGATAGCCCATACGGCTCCAGCATCCCCCTCCAGGATCTTACCGAAGCAGGCACCAGCAAGGAAGGTTTCCACAAGCTTCCCTCCGAAGACAAGGAGGGCGCTGGCTTGAAAGATGAGGCTTTCAAGCTTGTCAGAGCACACACCCAGCGTTTTGGACCCAGCGCCAGCACTGGCCAGAACTCGCCTGAAGACAAGGAAACAAAGGGGAAAGGAAAACAAGAGGAGCGCACCTTGACGGAACTCAACGATGGTAACTTTGACGGAGTCTTTGATGTGCCTGCACCTGAACAATATCGCGGAAGCGTCTTGTCGCAGCTTCTGAAGCTTTACAAGCCCCCAGAGCCATCTTTCAAGGGCACACACCACCGAGCTGCCTCTACCTCGTCCGTCATTAGCGACGGTACCCCCACTGTTCAGGGCACTCCGTCTGGTGCTTCTACGCCGAGGCGCAAATGGTATGACTCGAACAAGTCACAAGATACACTCGCCAACCTTATCGAGGCTTCATCGCGACTCGCCAACCCCAACGACGCAGCCGGGGACAAGGACAAGTCCAAGAAGAATGGAAAGAAACCTCAGAGACCGGCCAACCGACGTACGCACAGCGCAACCCGATTGAGCGGGCTTTGGCAACAGCAAGAAGCACGCATTACCGTCCACATCGCCGAGACTCTGGCCCGACAGGGCTACATTATTAAACTATGCCGTGCTTTGATGTTGTTTGGAGCCCCCACCCATAGATTGGAGGAGTATCTCAGCATGACGGCCAGAGTCCTCGAGATTGATGGCCAGTTCCTATACCTACCAGGATGTATGATCATCTCGTTCGACGACAAGTCTACCCACACTACTGAAGTTAGAATTGTTCGTACCGGACAAGGCATCGATCTCGGCAAGCTCAAGGACGTCCACCTCATCTACAAAGAAGTCATGCACGACATCTGTGGCGTTGAGGAAGCGActgagaagctcgagaaTCTCATGAAGCACAAGGACAAATTCCACAAGTGGCTCAGAGTCGTCATGTTTGGACTCATGAGTGCCACTGCAGCCCCTTTCTCTTTCGGAGCTCGTCTGATTGATCTTCCCCTCATTTTCGCTTTCGGTTGTCTCATTGGAGTGCTGCAGCTTGTTGTGGCGCCCAACTCTGCTCTCTACAGCAACGTCTTTGAAGTGTCTTCCACCATTGTTGTTAGTCTCTTGGCCAGAACTTTTGGTAGTATCAAAATGGGTGGCGAAGAGATATTCTGCTTTGGTGCGTTGGCGCAGGGTGGTATTGTCATGTTGCTACCCGGTTACATGGTTT TATGCTCTGCTCTCGAACTCCAATCCCGCGCCATCGTTCCTGGATCGATTCGAATCGTATACGCCGTCATCtactctcttcttctcggtTTCGGCATCACCGTCGGCTCCGCTCTCTACGGATTGTTTGACTCCGATCCATCCAACACGACGACCTGTCCCAACGCTATGAACCCTTACTACGCCTTTATCTTTGTTCCTCCCTTTGTCGTCAGTCTGTGTATCATCTACCAGGCAAAATGGCGCCAGATGCCTGTCATGGTTATTGTTTCCTTTGCCGGATACATGGTGAACTACTGGTCCGCCCAAAGGTTCAAGTCCAGCCCTCAGATTTCCAGCACGCTTGGTGCTTTTGCTGTCGGTCTGCTTGCCAACCTTTACTCTCGACTCCGACACGGCGTTGCAGCTGCGATTCTTATTCCCGCGGTATTCTGCCAAGTTCCAGGAAGTCTTGCGTCTACCGGAGGATTGCTCAGCGGTCTGCAAGTTGCCAACTCTCTTACCAACGCGACTGGCGAGATTCAAGGAACGTCCTCTGTGCAACTTACGCAGGGCAGCAACCCGGACAACTTGGTGTTTAGCGTCGCTGCTTCCATGATTCAGATTGCCATCGGTATTGCTGTCGGACTCTTTATGAGTTCACTGCTCATCTACCCTCTGGGCAAGCGTCGCAGCGCCCTCTTCAGTTTCTAA
- a CDS encoding hypothetical protein (BUSCO:20140at5125), whose product MVPSVRVVPNAAKRATSLLRTIQYTHPPSCPCHSNPGYHQTPTFTPSKHAHQRKYATPTTHPGQKEYAFEMAASSIRFGPGVTQEVGMDLKNMGAQRVCVVTDETVNKLDAMRQVRESLTREGIPFEVYSKVRVEPKDSSIKEAIAWARPYAPDAFLAVGGGSVMDTAKLMNLYTAYPDADFLDFVNAPLGKGRPVDKKLTPLIAVPTTAGTGSETTGTAIFDLVSKRAKTGVAHRNLKPTLGICDPLNTRTMPAAVKAASGLDVLCHSLESWTAIPYNERTPRPTNPILRPAYQGANPISDVFSFHALRDTIKYLPRSVKNPDDLEAQSKMLLASTLAGVGFGNAGVHLCHGMSYPISGQNPGYSHDGYEVASPLIPHGVSVAVSAPAVFRFTAASNPDRHLAAAEAFGVDISNVKRESAGEVLAEALTKFLAELGDQPKGLKDLGFGTEHIEALVEGTIPQARVLMLAPGLSTELEAEKDQLRRLFENAMTH is encoded by the exons ATGGTTCCCTCTGTGAGAGTTGTTCCCAAT GCTGCTAAGCGAGCCACCAGCTTGCTACGCACTATTCAGTATACACATCCACCTTCATGTCCTTGTCACTCAAACCCTGGATACCATCAAACGCCAACTTTCACCCCATCAAAGCATGCTCACCAGCGCAAGTATGCCACTCCAACTACACACCCAGGCCAGAAGGAGTACGCCTTTGAAATGGCTGCTTCATCCATCAGGTTTGGTCCTGGTGTTACGCAGGAAGTGGGCATGGACCTAAAGAACATGGGAGCTCAGAGGGTTTGCGTCGTGACTGATGAAACCGTCAACAAGTTGGATGCCATGAGACAAGTCCGTGAATCTCTCACTCGGGAGGGCATTCCTTTTGAAGTGTATTCCAAGGTTCGTGTTGAGCCAAAGGATAGCTC CATCAAAGAAGCCATTGCCTGGGCCCGCCCCTATGCACCAGATGCCTTCCTGGCCGTGGGAGGTGGTTCAGTCATGGACACAGCCAAACTTATGAACCTCTACACAGCGTACCCTGACGCTGACTTCCTGGACTTTGTCAACGCTCCTCTAGGCAAGGGCCGTCCCGTAGATAAGAAGCTAACACCTCTCATCGCCGTTCCTACAACAGCCGGCACCGGCAGTGAGACAACGGGAACCGCTATCTTTGACCTTGTATCTAAGCGAGCCAAGACCGGAGTCGCCCATCGAAACCTCAAGCCTACACTTGGTATCTGCGACCCCCTCAACACCAGGACCATGCCTGCCGCTGTCAAGGCCGCTTCGGGCCTCGATGTTCTTTGCCACTCGCTTGAGTCCTGGACCGCCATTCCGTACAACGAACGAACACCCAGACCAACAAACCCCATCCTTCGTCCGGCATACCAAGGCGCCAACCCAATTTCCGATGTCTTCTCATTTCATGCGCTTCGTGATACCATCAAGTACCTCCCTCGATCAGTGAAAAACCCTGACGACCTTGAGGCCCAATCCAAGATGCTTCTGGCTTCCACGCTGGCCGGCGTTGGGTTCGGTAATGCCGGAGTTCATCTCTGCCATG GCATGTCGTACCCCATTTCTGGCCAGAACCCAGGCTACAGTCACGATGGCTACGAGGTAGCTTCGCCGCTCATTCCCCACGGTGTCTCTGTGGCCGTCTCCGCTCCGGCTGTCTTTCGGTTCACCGCCGCTTCAAACCCAGACCGTCATCTGGCAGCGGCCGAGGCCTTTGGTGTAGATATCAGCAACGTGAAGCGAGAGAGCGCAGGCGAAGTTCTCGCTGAGGCCCTCACAAAGTTTTTGGCAGAGTTGGGTGACCAGCCCAAGGGTCTGAAGGACCTGGGCTTTGGCACGGAACACATTGAGGCCCTTGTGGAGGGTACCATTCCGCAGGCACGTGTGTTGATGCTGGCACCAGGATTGTCTACAGAACTGGAAGCGGAGAAGGATCAGTTACGAAGACTGTTTGAGAACGCCATGACACATTGA
- a CDS encoding hypothetical protein (BUSCO:3012at5125): MDRANGGGPGAAAAASRAERFEDEKRRIVESCFNKKDVDGSLLETYITHIRITEYSSYPTTPPPPQARNGETQKPRIIIVAVRKSGRVRLHKSKENQNGTFSIGKTWNLDDLSRIESYTGPEARPDYRDWAGDTGFQVTLGKAYFWHAQTDKEKKFFIASLIKIYGKYTGGKTPELAGFEQKEYDQVMGATRRPATGGSRPPPPPLSEQATSQSASAPPRPIHPMHPAHQAQQGNQGPGVRPAHPNLGTSPVGSFDSSASRERPPAPRWMAQNNKSQDSVATSFTARSDDVSSLPPRSRNGPNGPGSYGRFGETADNRTPAVLTPPQPPPQTQSSPKSQPPSILSPPQPPQPVPSPLQLERPPPERRRPPMDPTRPQDRDLVPPPLISPNKEPMAPPPRSSERVVPRMDNSSQKSANSSFTGSVLEQPKPPPTGRLPDPPKREPLPTPAALRPGSSQSRTSAQTPAPTGYQQAGPARTNTSSPGPSPGRMASPARARDLSPASARAPSPSPARVPTPSQTQSPRPAVTLSPGSGGGGSSDVSPMTVSVPRFASIQPPPDLPKQESPQPVDEPSPGDRGTEISDQDSNPSPEISTEESKPGLGPMIKAKKSRNEIAGALWKAASAANAATAFKPRPGGAGERLRLLRSKTDEGPDGISGVVPAPPRPSEQPTPEETPVETPKTEEENKQLEEQKPAEPSKSANRMSLVPEVKITLPTSRPVSAHGPPQEVKPKEPEKKEPRRSINAGNDMKYLQSLGVNPAILDERSEEFAQWLDYFGWIPGDQMRARNVEEMRADLERELNKAQAGGWLARFREEDERVDAIKAGLDVAMAECEELDNLLTLYSVELSTLSEDIAYIEAQGQGLQVQTANQKLLKKELESLLETCAITSNELDVLRSSPLDDIGGLAEVESSLVTLYKAMVKIDPSRTSADQLKVDVTSDTNQGHGLNPDFNQMRIVQEKKQVYDQESALFIGRFVAFMSRQFDQAFTETKLAMEGALSRKVDSTHHDLGRDTLWQFSPLMLYARDMHGEEWNQVIQIYQDKSQPVYRVEFQAVVAAWRRNARKMTGEEAELLFTSAIEKNQEGGVATTARKLTVKRSGTLARLRSPREDGGNKSKVEKGVGDNKDLPYEVFAGVLDDLLPLMQMEQNFIVDFFHATTLEQIDFPDAVAATPPYERAGTDLRRPRLMEPDRDLARRILRAMEVIFTFLESELLRLMEWVVGQDPLQGIGVLATLEKYIADISQSNQEYLNTLLQKLHGHLEVRFKKFVDEQLRAIEETKVKISKRKGVIAFIRIFPLFSAAVENMLVGVDASLAARGTIDREYDRILKTMFDSLMVIARENPAVGITTGSADPEDKEALNFHILLIENMNHFLEETETRGLDVLEEWKEKANTTYYEHMNLYLNAVMRRPLGKILEQLESMEAQLQTGKSPASIAAQPSNSKTVFNKVLGNYDSKEIRKGIEALRKRVEKHFGDADDPALSRGLVIKVLSECEEFYEKVERRVGAVTTNVYGGDILYEWPRADVKAAFR, encoded by the exons ATGGACCGCGCAAACGGGGGTGGCCCCGGCGCAGCTGCGGCTGCCAGCAGGGCAGAGCGATTCGAGGATGAGAAGCGTCGCATTGTCGAAAGCTGTTTCAATAAGAAGGATGTTGATGGCTCTC TTCTCGAAACCTATATCACCCATATCCGAATCACCGAATACTCCTCCTATCCTACGACCCCTCCTCCACCACAGGCGCGGAATGGCGAAACACAGAAACCTCGAATAATAATCGTGGCTGTGCGCAAATCCGGCCGAGTTCGTTTGCACAAGTCTAAAGAAAACCAAAATGGCACATTTTCCATCGGCAAGACATGGAACCTCGACGATCTATCGCGCATTGAATCTTATACTGGTCCCGAGGCCAGGCCCGACTATCGCGATTGGGCTGGCGACACTGGCTTCCAGGTAACACTTGGAAAGGCTTATTTCTGGCATGCCCAGACggataaagagaaaaagttCTTCAttgccagtctcatcaagaTATATGGCAAATACACGGGTGGAAAGACGCCAGAGCTTGCAGGATTTGAGCAAAAGGAGTATGACCAGGTAATGGGAGCTACGAGACGTCCAGCCACTGGTGGTTCAAgacctcctccacctccactATCCGAACAAGCTACCAGCCAAAGTGCGAGCGCTCCCCCTCGTCCTATACACCCGATGCATCCTGCACATCAAGCGCAACAAGGAAACCAGGGACCTGGTGTTCGTCCGGCACACCCAAACCTCGGCACTTCACCCGTGGGAAGCTTCGATTCCAGTGCTTCGAGAGAACGTCCGCCTGCACCTCGATGGATGGCACAGAACAACAAGAGCCAGGATTCCGTTGCTACCTCCTTTACTGCCCGAAGTGATGACGTTTCTAGTCTACCACCGCGATCTCGCAATGGTCCGAATGGGCCAGGATCGTATGGCAGATTTGGGGAGACTGCCGACAATCGAACACCAGCTGTACTTACACCTCCTCAACCTCCACCTCAAACCCAGTCTTCGCCCAAGTCCCAACCGCCATCCATTCTCTCACCTCCTCAACCTCCACAGCCAGTCCCTTCACCCCTTCAGTTAGAAAGACCGCCCCCGGAGAGGAGACGGCCGCCCATGGATCCGACTCGCCCTCAGGATCGAGACTTGGTTCCCCCACCACTGATCAGTCCCAACAAAGAGCCAATGGCCCCTCCGCCTCGCAGCAGCGAACGTGTTGTCCCTAGAATGGACAACTCAAGTCAAAAGTCGGCAAACAGCTCTTTCACCGGAAGTGTTTTGGAACAACCCAAACCGCCACCCACAGGGCGATTGCCAGATCCACCAAAACGTGAGCCGCTTCCTACGCCTGCTGCCCTCAGGCCGGGATCATCACAATCTCGAACATCGGCTCAAACTCCAGCTCCTACTGGTTATCAACAGGCTGGTCCAGCTCGAACCAACACATCCAGCCCAGGACCATCTCCGGGTCGTATGGCTAGCCCTGCACGAGCCCGCGACCTCAGTCCTGCATCAGCCCGTGCACCTAGTCCTTCACCAGCCCGCGTACCTACGCCTTCACAAACTCAATCGCCACGCCCTGCAGTGACCCTCTCTCCGGGCTCTGGGGGAGGCGGCTCTTCGGATGTTTCGCCAATGACAGTGAGCGTGCCCAGGTTTGCAAGCATACAGCCACCTCCTGATCTACCCAAACAAGAGTCTCCCCAACCAGTGGATGAGCCATCACCTGGAGACCGCGGTACGGAAATCTCCGACCAAGACTCCAACCCATCCCCAGAAATCTCAACTGAGGAGTCAAAGCCTGGCCTGGGTCCTATGATCAAAGCCAAAAAGTCCAGAAACGAAATCGCTGGCGCTCTATGGAAGGCTGCATCTGCGGCAAATGCCGCTACCGCCTTCAAACCTAGACCTGGTGGTGCCGGAGAGCGTTTGCGTCTTTTGAGGAGCAAGACGGACGAGGGCCCAGATGGAATCAGCGGCGTTGTGCCTGCGCCGCCAAGACCATCCGAGCAACCTACGCCTGAAGAGACACCCGTAGAGACACCAAAGACcgaagaagaaaacaaacaGTTGGAGGAGCAGAAGCCGGCTGAGCCGTCCAAGTCGGCGAATCGAATGTCTCTGGTTCCTGAAGTTAAGATTACTCTCCCAACGAGCAGACCTGTTAGTGCACATGGCCCACCACAGGAAGTGAAACCGAAGGAGCCCGAGAAGAAAGAACCTCGCCGCTCCATTAATGCGGGTAATGACATGAAGTATCTACAGTCATTAGGCGTTAATCCTGCCATCCTTGATGAAAGAAGTGAGGAGTTCGCTCAGTGGCTGGATTATTTCGGATGGATTCCGGGTGATCAAATGCGAGCTCGCAACGTAGAAGAAATGAGGGCTGACTTGGAACGTGAACTCAACAAAGCTCAAGCGGGTGGTTGGCTCGCTCGCTTCCGTGAAGAAGACGAGCGTGTCGATGCGATCAAAGCGGGACTTGATGTTGCCATGGCCGAGTGTGAGGAGCTGGATAACCTCCTCACACTCTATTCCGTTGAACTCTCG ACACTCTCAGAGGATATTGCCTATATTGAAGCCCAGGGTCAGGGTCTTCAGGTGCAAACTGCAAATCAGAAGCTACTTAAGAAAGAACTCGAGTCCTTGCTTGAGACTTGCGCCATCACATCAAACGAGCTGGACGTACTTAGATCGTCGCCCTTGGACGATATTGGTGGTCTGGCAGAGGTCGAATCATCCCTTGTGACACTCTACAAGGCCATGGTCAAGATTGATCCTTCTCGCACTAGTGCTGATCAACTCAAAGTGGACGTCACATCAGACACAAACCAGGGCCATGGTCTCAACCCTGACTTCAACCAGATGCGGATTGTtcaggagaagaagcaggtGTATGATCAAGAGAGTGCATTGTTCATTGGCAGGTTTGTCGCTTTCATGTCCCGACAGTTTGACCAGGCCTTTACCGAGACAAAACTTGCTATGGAAGGAGCTTTGTCGAGAAAGGTGGATTCAACACATCACGATCTTGGCCGTGACACACTTTGGCAATTCAGTCCCCTTATGCTATACGCCAGGGATATGCACGGTGAAGAGTGGAACCAGGTTATCCAAATCTACCAAGACAAGAGCCAGCCTGTTTATAGGGTCGAGTTCCAGGCTGTCGTTGCGGCTTGGCGTAGGAATGCCAGGAAGATGACCGGAGAGGAGGCCGAACTTCTTTTCACATCAGCAATTGAGAAGAACCAGGAAGGAGGCGTAGCCACTACTGCCAGGAAGCTGACAGTCAAGCGCAGCGGAACTTTGGCCCGACTCCGATCCCCTCGAGAAGATGGCGGTAACAAATCAAAGGTTGAAAAGGGAGTAGGCGACAACAAAGACCTGCCTTATGAAGTCTTCGCGGGAGTCCTGGATGACTTGCTCCCCTTGATGCAGATGGAGCAAAACTTCATTGTTGACTTTTTCCATGCAACAACACTCGAACAAATCGACTTCCCTGATGCTGTCGCTGCAACACCGCCATATGAACGGGCAGGTACTGATCTCAGAAGGCCACGACTGATGGAGCCCGATCGAGACCTGGCCAGACGTATTCTTCGCGCCATGGAGGTCATTTTCACGTTCCTGGAGTCTGAGCTATTGCGTCTCATGGAATGGGTTGTTGGACAGGATCCTTT GCAAGGAATTGGCGTCCTGGCAACTCTGGAGAAATATATCGCTGATATCAGTCAATCCAATCAAGAGTACCTTAACACCCTGTTGCAGAAACTTCATGGTCATTTGGAAGTCCGCTTCAAGAAGTTTGTCGACGAGCAGCTTCGTGCTATTGAAGAAaccaaggtcaagatcaGCAAGCGAAAGGGCGTTATTGCATTCATTCGTATCTTCCCTCTCTTTTCGGCAGCTGTCGAGAACATGCTGGTAGGTGTCGACGCATCGCTAGCGGCCAGAGGCACCATCGATCGTGAATATGACCGTATACTCAAGACCATGTTTGACTCACTCATGGTTATCGCGCGAGAGAACCCGGCGGTCGGCATCACAACCGGCTCTGCGGACCCAGAGGATAAGGAGGCGCTCAACTTCCATATTCTACTAATTGAGAATATGAACCATTTCCTGGAAGAGACGGAAACCCGAGGACTGGATGTGCTTGAGGAATGGAAGGAAAAGGCCAATACGACATACTATGAACACATGAACCTGTACCTCAATGCAGTAATGCGTCGGCCACTTGGCAAGATTTTGGAGCAGCTCGAGAGTATGGAGGCTCAATTGCAGACGGGCAAATCACCGGCATCGATCGCCGCACAGCCTTCCAACAGCAAAACGGTCTTCAACAAGGTCCTCGGCAACTACGACTCCAAGGAAATCCGCAAGGGTATCGAAGCGCTACGCAAACGTGTCGAGAAGCATTTTGGCGACGCCGACGACCCAGCCCTTAGCCGAGGATTGGTTATCAAGGTGCTATCAGAGTGCGAGGAGTTCTACGAAAAGGTCGAGAGACGGGTGGGCGCAGTTACGACCAATGTTTACGGTGGCGATATCCTTTACGAATGGCCTCGAGCCGACGTCAAGGCTGCATTCCGTTGA